From the genome of Corallococcus exiguus:
CCTCCATGGACTGCGCCCGCTGCGGCTTCTGCGCGAACCTGGGACGTGGGAAGATTTGTCACCAACCCTGCCGGTCGGATGCGGAGTGTCCCGGGGGACAGGCAGGCACGTGCGTGCAGCTCCCCGGCTCCACCCTCCGCGTGTGCCAGCAGTGAGGGCGCCCGGGGGTTTGATCGCGCGGATCCCGCTTCCTAGACTGCGCGCGCGATGACGGGCGAACTGTTGGCCGGCCGCTACCAGTTGGAGCAGGAGTTGGGGCGGGGCGGGATGGCGACGGTCTTCCTCGCCCTCGACCTCCAGCTGTCCCGCCGCGTGGCCGTGAAGGTGCTGCACCCGGGCCTGGACGCCCGCTTCACCGAGCGCTTCCGCCAGGAGGCGGAGGTGGTGGCCTCGCTCCAGCACCCCAACGTCCTGGCGGTGCATGACTTTGGCCAGGACGCCGTGCGCGGCCCGTTCCTCGTCTGTGAATGGGTGCAAGGCGAGAACCTGCGCGAACTGGCGCGGCGCCTGGCTCCATTGCCGCCGGAGGCCGTCGCGCTGCTGGGCTGGGAGCTGGCCCGCGCGCTGGACGCGGCGCATGCGCGCGGTGTGGTGCACCGGGACGTCAAGCCGGAGAACGTGCTCGTGGCGCGTGGAGGGCCGCTGAAGCTCGCGGACTTCGGCATCGCCGCGCTGGCGGACCAGGCCCGGCTGACGAGCACTGGCGCCGTCATCGGCTCGCTGCCGTACATGGCGCCGGAGCGCATGGATACCGGGGCGTGGTCCCCGGCGTCGGACGTCTACGCGGTGGGCGTCGTGTTGTTCGAGCTGTGCACCGGCTCGACGCCCCATGCAGGGGAGGGCAGTGCCCGGCTGGCGGTCTCGGTGATGACCCGCGATGCGCCGCCGTTGGTGGAGGCCGCGCCGGGCACGCCTGAGTCCCTGTCGGCGCTGGTCGCGCGGTGTCTTGCCCGGGATGCGCGTGACAGGCCCGTGGAGGGTGGGGCGCTGGCGCAGGAGCTGGAGGCGGTGCTGCGGTCGTGGGTCGGGGCTCCCGCCGAAGCGTCGCGTGCCTTCTTCCAGGCTCCGGAGCCCTGCGTGGCCCGCTGGCGCGAGGACCGGTTCCAGCGGCTGTTGGGCGAAGGCCGTGCGCTGCTCGCCGCGGGGCAGGGCGCCCGGGCTGCCCGGTGTCTCAACGCCGCGTTGGCGCTCCGGCCCGGGGCCCCCGAGGTGCTGGCGCTCCTGCGCTCGCGGCCCATGAGGAAGGGCCTCGCCCGGAGCGCGTGGGAGGCGCTCCCGCGCTCGTGGGCGGAGCACAAGCGAGCGCTCCTGGCGGCCCTGGTGCTCGCGGCGGTGTCGGGCGGGTTGGGGCCATGGGCATGGCGCGCGGGTGGCGCCAGGAGTCCGGCGGTGGCCACGGGGCAGGCGTCCGCGCCCGCGACGGATCCGGAGGCAACGGTGCAGACCGCCGTGCCAGTTGCTCCTGATGCGGGCTCGCCTGCCACGTCGGAGGACCTTGCCGCGCTCGCGCCCGGTGACGACTCCACTGCGACAAATGCCGCCTCCGCCGCGCTCTCGCCCGGTGACGACTCCACTGCGACAACGGCCGCCTCGGCACCGCCCGGCGCTGGCCTGCCCGCCACAAGCGAGGCCTCCGCCGCGCCCGTGGCCGTCGCCCGCCTTGATTCAGCGCAAAGACCTTCGCGTCCCTTGCATCAGGCGGCCGCCGGGACGCCGGTCCGGGGCGCGCGTCCGGAGGCTCCGGGCAGGTCGCCTCGGGCAGCGCCAGCGCCGCTGGCCCGCCCCGCCCAGGACTCTCCGCAACGGCCCGTGTCCCCGGAGCCCCCCGGCGACGAGCTGCCCGTCCGTGTCCCGGATGCCCGGGACTTCGCGACGCTCACGGTGGCGACACGCCCCTGGGCCGAGGTGTTCGTGGACGGCCAGAGCCGGGGCTACACCCCTCGGCTGCGCGAGCTTCGGCTGTCTCCCGGCACGCACCGGCTCCGCTTCGCCAACCCCCTGTGCGAGCCCGTCGAGGAAGTGCTCGAAGTGGCTGCCGGCGCAACCGTCTCGCGTGAAGTCTCCCTCCGGGTGCGCGACGCGGAGGTCACCCTCGTCGCGCCCGCGGCGTCCCGCGTCTTCGTCGACGGCGTGGAGGTGGGCGTGGCCCCGCTGCGCGACCCATTGAAGCTCTCGCACGGGGTACACCTCCTGTCCGTCCGCGACCCGGGAGGCCACGTGCTGAGGCAATCGCTCGACGCGGTGGCGGGGACCCACACCACGATCGTGCTGGGGGCCGCTCCATGAAGACCGCCATCGTCGCCCTGTTGCTCGCTGCGTCCTCTCCGCTGGGCCCCGCTCGCGAGGCCTATCAGTCCGGCGACCTGCCCCGCGCCCGGACCGCGCTGGAGGCCCTGCTCCAGCCCCCTCGGCTCTCCCATCCCCAGGAGGAGGCGGAAGCCCACCTGCTGCTCGCGGCGACGCTCCACGCCCAGGAGGACCTGCCCCGCGCGGAGCACGAGGCCGTGGAGGGGCTCGCGCTCGACCCCGACGCGAAGCTGGACCCCCTGGTGTATCCGCCGGACTTCATCGCCTTCCTCGAACGGGTGCTCGCGCAGCGCCATGACCGCATCGTCCAGCGCGCCGCCCGACTCCGCCCGCCCGTGCTCCTGCCCGGGCCCACGACCTCCATCACCGCTCCCGTCCTGGTCGAATCCCGCCCGGCCTCGCGAGGCTGGTACCTGGTGCCGTTCGGCGTGGGCCACCTCGTGCACGGCCAGCGTTCCAAGGGCACCGCGCTCGCGGTAGGGCA
Proteins encoded in this window:
- a CDS encoding tetratricopeptide repeat protein, translating into MKTAIVALLLAASSPLGPAREAYQSGDLPRARTALEALLQPPRLSHPQEEAEAHLLLAATLHAQEDLPRAEHEAVEGLALDPDAKLDPLVYPPDFIAFLERVLAQRHDRIVQRAARLRPPVLLPGPTTSITAPVLVESRPASRGWYLVPFGVGHLVHGQRSKGTALAVGQGTTFAVSAVSLGVALSLRGPDGRYSAQDAPTARAFNVSYLVGAYAFAALYAYGVLDGLLSSPPPPHGNGPG
- a CDS encoding serine/threonine-protein kinase is translated as MTGELLAGRYQLEQELGRGGMATVFLALDLQLSRRVAVKVLHPGLDARFTERFRQEAEVVASLQHPNVLAVHDFGQDAVRGPFLVCEWVQGENLRELARRLAPLPPEAVALLGWELARALDAAHARGVVHRDVKPENVLVARGGPLKLADFGIAALADQARLTSTGAVIGSLPYMAPERMDTGAWSPASDVYAVGVVLFELCTGSTPHAGEGSARLAVSVMTRDAPPLVEAAPGTPESLSALVARCLARDARDRPVEGGALAQELEAVLRSWVGAPAEASRAFFQAPEPCVARWREDRFQRLLGEGRALLAAGQGARAARCLNAALALRPGAPEVLALLRSRPMRKGLARSAWEALPRSWAEHKRALLAALVLAAVSGGLGPWAWRAGGARSPAVATGQASAPATDPEATVQTAVPVAPDAGSPATSEDLAALAPGDDSTATNAASAALSPGDDSTATTAASAPPGAGLPATSEASAAPVAVARLDSAQRPSRPLHQAAAGTPVRGARPEAPGRSPRAAPAPLARPAQDSPQRPVSPEPPGDELPVRVPDARDFATLTVATRPWAEVFVDGQSRGYTPRLRELRLSPGTHRLRFANPLCEPVEEVLEVAAGATVSREVSLRVRDAEVTLVAPAASRVFVDGVEVGVAPLRDPLKLSHGVHLLSVRDPGGHVLRQSLDAVAGTHTTIVLGAAP